The sequence AGTCTATCTCTTTTTCCCAGCGGTTCCAATCCCACCAGCTCATGCTATAGTTAAAGGTGCAATAGTTCAGGTAGTATCGATATTGGTATGGCGTTTCCTTGCGTACCTTGCCTTTTACCTTTGGCAATACCGCGGGCAGGTTAAGGTTGGTGCCGTTCCAGGTTACCTGGCAATGAGCATATTCGGTAAGGTAATAATACAGGGCCGATGCAATGGCCACACCATCGCTGCCGCGCAGTACGATCTTATTACCGCGGCTTTCCAGTTCAAATACACCGCAGCCTTTGTTGGGGATGCTTTCTACCTCGAAGAACCGCACATGCTGTGGGATAACCCGTGCGATGAGCGCTTTTGACGATTGTACTACCGATTGTGCAGACCCGCCAAAAGCCAACAGTAGGTATATGAATGTAAGCAGGATGCTTTTTTGTTTCATAGATAAAAGTATAGGTAGCAAAATTATAATTTAAGGAACAATTTGCGGATATAAACGAAGCGCAGCAGCAGGAGTTGGATAGCTAAAACCCCCGTCCACACGATGGCATGCTGCCATGCTGCACTTAACCGGGTTATCAAACCACCCAGCAAATATTGTGCTGTAGCTTCGAAGCCGATCAGGCCGTGCACCGCAACATATATCAGGATAGAGTTGGTACCTATCCAAACCATGGGTACGCACCATTTTTGGTATCCTGCTACATCGGCCAAACCATAAAAAACGGCAAACAGCAGCAAACTCCATCCGCCTGCATATAGCACGAACGAACTTGTCCACATGGTTTTATTGATGGGGAAAACCATATCCCAGGCCAGGCCCAATAAGATCAGCATCACCGATGCCCCTGCCATTACATACATTTTTTTCATCGGCTTCAATTTAGCCGTTTCCCAACGCAGGAACCTGCCGGTGAACAAGCCAAGCATAGCCGTAGCAATAGCCGGGATGGTGGATAACAGCCCCTCGGGATCATAAACTTTACGGTGCAATTTGCCGGGCAACAGATGCTGATCGATATACGATGCCAAATTACCTTCGGGCGTTAATACGCCGGCGCCGTGACCGGGTACTATGATCATGGTCATCAGCAGCCAATATCCCGCAAGGATACACGTAAACCAGATGATCTGTCCGCGCAGCGAAGTGTTGAGGTAGATGATGGCCGCGAAAAAGCAGGCCAAACCGATACGCCCCAGTACGCTGGCAAAACGGGTTTGTTCGTAACTCTGAAATCTGAACAGGCCATTCACCACCATGCCCAGCAAGATGAGCCAAATGGTGCGCTTTACCAGTTGGGTGTATCGTTTTTTCTTAGTGGTTGCATCAGCGTGTGATGGGTTGGTACCATAAGAGAAAGCCATAGATATCCCGGAAATGAAAATAAACAGCGGGAATATCAGGTCGTAAAAAGTAAAGCCATTCCAGGGCGAGTGGTGCAGCTGGTTGCTGATACCCACCAATATCTGTTCGCCAAAGTTGAGGCGGTCATCGGTAGCGATACGCCAGTTGATTGGGTTGCGGGCCAGGCCGTATTTATCTTTTACGGTATTGGCCAAACCATGAAATATCTCTTCGCCGCTGATGATCCAAAACATATCGAACCCGCGCAGGGCATCAAGCGATGCCAATCGCGGGTTTTTCTTTGCGGGGACCTCTGGTGAAGCTACAGGTATAATACGCATGTGTAAAGCAATGTAAGTAACAAGATAGGTATATTAATAAAAACCTCCGGAGAAAGTGCTTCGTCCGGAGGTTTTTTATACGGCATATTAAGGCCAGTTAATAACCCGGGTTTTGCACCAGGGCCGAGTTTACGGCCATAGCTGTACTTGGTATCGGGAATATACGGCGATAGGTATCGGTATTGGTTTTACCTAAACCGTAGGTATTCTCGAATTTACCAAAACGGATCATATCGTTACGGTGCCAGGTTTCCCAGGTAAACTCGCGGCAACGCTCGGCATAAATATCATCGATAGTAAGCGCTGTTAGTGCCGCCGAAGTGGTACGGTTTGAGCGTACCGAATTTACCAGCGATAAAGCGGTAGCACCTAAAGTAGGCGCGCCACCCCTGAAGATAGCCTCTGCTTTCATCAGCACAATATCTGAGTAACGGAATACCGGTACATCGTTATTTTGGTTACGGCTGATGGTATTGGTATAATCGGGCAGGAACTTGATGTTGCGGTAACCGGTGTTCCAGGCAATTTCATCCTTCCCCAAGTCGTACGATGTAGCGCCCAGGCGTGATGTGCCCAGCGGTGTAAGGTTCAACTGGTAGGTGTATGATGCCGATGGGCTGCCGCCGGTGTAAAACTGGTTATAACCTAAGTTGGTGGTGTTCACCATAATTGGTGTACCATCCTGCCAGTATTGCGGGCCGGTTAACCATTGCTTGTTACGCACGTCGTTGGGGTCGTTAAAGTAAGCGTAAAACTCGGTAGTAGTCATACGCGGGCCGCTTGGTTTTACGTTGTTAAGGCCGCTGCCGCTGCTTTGGTTCATTATCGGGTCGGTTATGCCGCCCGGTGTAGAACCCGAGTACAGGTAACGGATCCCCTGGTTACGGTTCAGATCGTAACGGGCATAAAACATATAACCGTTAGTAGTCGAGGCATCAAACGGAATGGCGAATACAAATTCTTTTTGCGATGGCCCGTTCGTTGGGTAAAACATTTGCAAATAGGTACTCGCCGGCTCAATAGCATACAGCCCCGAGTTGATGATCTGATCGCAGGCGGCTATACAATCGTCGTAGCGGGCAGTGCCGGTATAAATGGCTGCATTCAGGTACATTTTAGCCAATATAGAATAAGCCAAATATTTGGTTGGCAGGCCATAAGTTGCCGAACTGGCCGTTTTCAGGTAAGGAATAGCAGCCTTTAGTTCACTTTCAATATAAGTGAAAACCTTAGCGCGCGGCGTATTGGTTTTCAGGTCGGTAGCGCCGTATAAGGTATCCAACGGTACGTTACCATAGCAATCCATCATCATGAAGTAGGCCAGCGCGCGCATGGTTTTTAACTCGGCCAAACTGGTATTCTTGGCATCACCGGCAGGTGCCGAGGCTTTTATAACCGAAATGGTTTGGTTAGCGGTACCGATCATATTGGTCATATAAGTCCAGCCCGAAGCTACCCAGGCATTGTCTTTTGTCCAGGTGTGGCGGTGCAGTTCAAGGTATTTGTTACCGTCTATCCAATCCGTAGCGAAGATAGGCAGTACAGCTTCATCGCTCGAGCAGCTTTGCAGGAACCAATAGGTAACCGCGAAATCGCTGCGTAAACTAATATAAATAGGGCCCGATGCCGATGTAAGCTGTGCCGCTGTTTGCGGATAAACATCAGGCGTAAGCTCGGCCGTAGGCGGCGTGTCTATTTTATGACAGGCTGAGAAAATAGCGACCAGCGCAAGCATGCTCACTATTCCAAAAAATATCTTTTTCATGTCTTTCAATTTCTTGTTTAAAATGATACGTTAACACCAAACAGGAAGGT comes from Mucilaginibacter mali and encodes:
- a CDS encoding acyltransferase family protein, translating into MRIIPVASPEVPAKKNPRLASLDALRGFDMFWIISGEEIFHGLANTVKDKYGLARNPINWRIATDDRLNFGEQILVGISNQLHHSPWNGFTFYDLIFPLFIFISGISMAFSYGTNPSHADATTKKKRYTQLVKRTIWLILLGMVVNGLFRFQSYEQTRFASVLGRIGLACFFAAIIYLNTSLRGQIIWFTCILAGYWLLMTMIIVPGHGAGVLTPEGNLASYIDQHLLPGKLHRKVYDPEGLLSTIPAIATAMLGLFTGRFLRWETAKLKPMKKMYVMAGASVMLILLGLAWDMVFPINKTMWTSSFVLYAGGWSLLLFAVFYGLADVAGYQKWCVPMVWIGTNSILIYVAVHGLIGFEATAQYLLGGLITRLSAAWQHAIVWTGVLAIQLLLLRFVYIRKLFLKL
- a CDS encoding RagB/SusD family nutrient uptake outer membrane protein, which translates into the protein MKKIFFGIVSMLALVAIFSACHKIDTPPTAELTPDVYPQTAAQLTSASGPIYISLRSDFAVTYWFLQSCSSDEAVLPIFATDWIDGNKYLELHRHTWTKDNAWVASGWTYMTNMIGTANQTISVIKASAPAGDAKNTSLAELKTMRALAYFMMMDCYGNVPLDTLYGATDLKTNTPRAKVFTYIESELKAAIPYLKTASSATYGLPTKYLAYSILAKMYLNAAIYTGTARYDDCIAACDQIINSGLYAIEPASTYLQMFYPTNGPSQKEFVFAIPFDASTTNGYMFYARYDLNRNQGIRYLYSGSTPGGITDPIMNQSSGSGLNNVKPSGPRMTTTEFYAYFNDPNDVRNKQWLTGPQYWQDGTPIMVNTTNLGYNQFYTGGSPSASYTYQLNLTPLGTSRLGATSYDLGKDEIAWNTGYRNIKFLPDYTNTISRNQNNDVPVFRYSDIVLMKAEAIFRGGAPTLGATALSLVNSVRSNRTTSAALTALTIDDIYAERCREFTWETWHRNDMIRFGKFENTYGLGKTNTDTYRRIFPIPSTAMAVNSALVQNPGY